In Serratia sp. FDAARGOS_506, a genomic segment contains:
- a CDS encoding response regulator, which produces MVMKQYRVMIVDDHPLMRRGIKQLLGLDARFGVVAEAGNGSEAVALALQHTPDVILLDLNMKGMSGLDTLRALRDEGVDARIIVLTVSDARSDLYALIDAGADGYLLKDSEPEQLLEHISTAAEGQNVISDAMADYLLARGEQRDPFAALTERELDVLQEVARGLSNKQVAAQLHISEETVKVHIRNILRKLDVRSRVAATVMYLEHKSQ; this is translated from the coding sequence ATGGTGATGAAGCAATACCGAGTCATGATCGTTGACGATCATCCGTTGATGCGGCGCGGCATCAAACAACTGCTGGGACTGGATGCGCGATTTGGCGTAGTGGCAGAGGCCGGCAACGGCAGTGAGGCGGTTGCGCTGGCATTGCAGCACACGCCGGACGTGATCTTGTTGGATCTGAACATGAAGGGCATGTCCGGGCTGGATACGCTGCGGGCTCTGCGCGACGAAGGCGTGGACGCGCGCATCATCGTGCTGACGGTTTCCGACGCGCGCAGCGATCTGTATGCGCTGATCGACGCCGGCGCCGACGGCTATCTGCTGAAAGACAGCGAACCGGAGCAGCTGCTGGAACACATCAGTACCGCCGCAGAGGGGCAAAACGTGATCAGCGACGCCATGGCCGACTATTTGCTGGCGCGCGGCGAGCAACGCGATCCCTTCGCCGCCTTGACCGAACGCGAGCTGGACGTTTTGCAAGAGGTGGCGCGCGGCCTGTCCAACAAACAGGTGGCGGCGCAGTTGCATATCTCTGAAGAAACCGTGAAGGTGCACATCCGCAACATACTGCGCAAGCTGGACGTGCGTTCTCGCGTGGCGGCGACGGTGATGTACCTGGAGCACAAAAGCCAATAA
- a CDS encoding helix-turn-helix domain-containing protein, which translates to MGINPVFARRLYLCWLISHSERPNVPRLMALTGWPRRTLQDVLKALPGMGVELQFVQQGVRNNDGFYQLESWGPFNKSWVHQHHQALLSAIE; encoded by the coding sequence ATGGGAATTAACCCGGTATTTGCCCGTCGGCTTTATTTGTGCTGGCTGATCAGCCACAGTGAACGGCCGAACGTGCCGCGATTGATGGCGCTGACCGGTTGGCCGCGCCGCACGTTGCAGGATGTGCTGAAGGCGCTGCCCGGCATGGGCGTAGAGCTGCAGTTCGTGCAGCAAGGCGTGCGCAACAACGACGGTTTCTATCAGTTGGAAAGCTGGGGGCCGTTCAACAAGAGCTGGGTGCACCAGCATCATCAGGCGTTGCTCAGCGCCATCGAGTAA